The Leishmania infantum JPCM5 genome chromosome 28 sequence atatgcgcatctctctctgagTTACGGATATAGAGTGGAGGAGTCACAcaagaagggggaaggggacaacgcggcggcgtctctctgtcgctctctATGCAGGAGAGAGAGTACATCTACAGGGCGAGGTTCTGCCCTGCCAAATCGCTTCTTCTCCGACTCCTCGTTCTGTGCTTCCTGGCACTTGCTCGCACTCTCTCGTGCTGCTGTCTGCCATCCATCGTCTCTCCCCGTCTATCCATGTCCtcgacgatgccgctgcaATCATCGCCAATGTCCTTTTCGCCATCTCTCCGCatcacctctctctttcctctctttcctcttttccgctcgccgccgccgtctctctcgcgcggGGACGTGCACTCCGCTCCTGGCCGCAGGCTCTTTACTTCGTCTGTTGGAGGAAGCACCGCACTGCCCCTTCTGCTCTCGCACCCTTTTTCCACCTCCGCGTCCCCACGTTCCAGACCCTCGTCACTGCATCCTCGGCTTTGCgcgcgtttttcttttttctttttgcgtgtgtgtgtgcgcgcacgtccGCGCATTCAACAGCTCGCCTTGATCTAGTAGGAATCCATCACTGAACCATCAGAAGGAAACAGGTATCATGTCTCGTTGCACGAACAAGATATCCGGTGGCACGGCTCGCGCCAACCTGGTGGACCACGGTGTCTATGTGAAGCCGATGAGCTTAAACCCCTTTCTCGGCGCCGTTCACGATGGCACTAGCACAGGCTACTGCCAGGGCTACTCGGCCAAGCCGATGCATTGGCTTTACCGCTTCCGCTACAACGTGCTGCCACAGGGCATTTCTTGCGGCTTCTTCTCGCGCAACCCGTACGGCCGCTACGTGCACTGGCTTGAGGTGAGCACGATCGAGAAGATACGAATGCAGCTGCAGTCGGTGGAGTCGATGCCGGTCTCGGTGTTGGTGACGCTTGTCGTGATCTACTCCCTGTGGTTTTCGTACCGCCTCACCTTTCTGCACCCCGACATCACGCTATACAACCTTGGCCTATGGTCCACGAAGCCgtgggtgcagcagcagcgcttcaaCAAGAAGATCGACATTGACCAGCAGGTCTACCGCTGGGTACACCGCGTGCCGGAGTTTTCAATAACGGACCCGATCCGTGAGATATACAAACTGGAGATCGGGGCGAACGAGCCGTATCTGGAGCACGTGCGCGGTATGGGCCGCGAGAAGGAGCTTACGCTATACGCGAACGAGCGCACCGAGGGGGCTGGCAGCATCCGTCCTCTCAACATCCGCCATGAGGACCTCAGCGGCCACAACCCGGGTCCGCTGATGTCCGGCCACGGTGTGTAAGGGCGCGCAGAGAGACCTCTCGCCTAAAGATTGCAcgtgccctccctcctcccccttcacgcacacacacacacacacacacacacacgttccCTCGACTTCTTTTACACCACAGCACGTTCGCCCTTCGGCAGGCGTAGCCGCTTCTTGCGATGccagttttttttttggtccAGCTTATGTGCTCGGGGATGTGCGATGCCGTTTTGTGCTTCTTGTTGCGTGCTTCGGCGACACAGACAGGCAGCCACAGACAGACCCGTACCATACACGCGTACATGCCCCGCTGCGTCGTATCGCTTGCCAAgcgctttctttttcgtgaTTTACTGAAGCGCTTCGTGCCAG is a genomic window containing:
- the P27 gene encoding P27 protein — its product is MSRCTNKISGGTARANLVDHGVYVKPMSLNPFLGAVHDGTSTGYCQGYSAKPMHWLYRFRYNVLPQGISCGFFSRNPYGRYVHWLEVSTIEKIRMQLQSVESMPVSVLVTLVVIYSLWFSYRLTFLHPDITLYNLGLWSTKPWVQQQRFNKKIDIDQQVYRWVHRVPEFSITDPIREIYKLEIGANEPYLEHVRGMGREKELTLYANERTEGAGSIRPLNIRHEDLSGHNPGPLMSGHGV